Proteins encoded together in one Sinorhizobium meliloti window:
- the gcvH gene encoding glycine cleavage system protein GcvH, with translation MLKFTEEHEWLKIEGDVATVGITEHAAGQLGDLVFVELPEAGASFSKGDSAATVESVKAASDVYCPLDGEIVEVNQAIVDDPSLVNSDPQGAAWFFKLKLADPDAANALLDEAAYKEFVA, from the coding sequence ATGCTGAAATTCACCGAGGAACACGAATGGCTGAAGATCGAGGGCGACGTCGCGACCGTAGGCATCACGGAGCATGCCGCGGGCCAGCTCGGCGATCTTGTCTTCGTGGAGCTGCCGGAAGCGGGTGCCAGCTTCTCCAAGGGCGACTCGGCCGCGACGGTCGAGTCCGTGAAGGCGGCATCGGACGTCTATTGTCCGCTTGATGGCGAAATCGTCGAGGTCAATCAGGCGATCGTCGACGATCCGTCGCTCGTCAACAGCGATCCGCAAGGCGCGGCCTGGTTCTTCAAACTGAAGCTCGCCGATCCGGACGCTGCCAATGCGCTCCTGGACGAAGCGGCCTACAAGGAGTTCGTCGCCTGA
- the gcvP gene encoding aminomethyl-transferring glycine dehydrogenase, with protein MSMPKDFTFTDYKPYDFANRRHIGPSPAEMDEMLKVVGYPSLDALIDDTVPPSIRQRTPLAWGEPMTEREALDKLRETANRNRKLVSLIGQGYYGTITPPVIQRNILENPAWYTAYTPYQPEISQGRLEALLNYQTMVCDLTGLDVANASLLDEATAAAEAMAIAERVAKSKAKAFFIDENCHPQTIALLKTRAEPLGWQIVVGDPFEDLDAAGVFGAIFQYPGTYGHVRDFSGLIAKLHEQGAIAAVAADPLALALLKSPGEMGADIAIGSAQRFGVPVGYGGPHAAYMAVKDAYKRSMPGRLVGVSVDARGNRAYRLSLQTREQHIRREKATSNICTAQVLLAVMASMYAVFHGPDGIKAIAQSVHQKTVRLAMGLEKLGYTVEPDVFFDTITVEVGKLQGIILKAAVAEEVNLRKIGTTRIGISLDERSRPVTLEAVWRAFGGDFKVEEFEPDYRLPQELLRTSAYLTHPIFHMNRAESEMTRYMRRLADRDLALDRAMIPLGSCTMKLNATAEMLPITWPEFSEIHPFVPTDQALGYQHLIEDLSQKLCAITGYDAMSMQPNSGAQGEYAGLLAIRAYHIANGNAHRDVCLIPTSAHGTNPASAQMAGMKVVVVKVSDAGEIDMDDFRAKAEQYADSLSCCMITYPSTHGVFEENVREVCEVVHKHGGQVYLDGANMNAMVGLSRPGDIGSDVSHLNLHKTFCIPHGGGGPGMGPIGVKSHLAPFLPGHPQTDGHEGAVSAAPFGSASILPISWSYCLMMGGEGLTQATKVAILNANYVAARLKGAYDVLYKSAKGRVAHECIIDTRPLAERAGVTVDDVAKRLIDCGFHAPTMSWPVAGTLMIEPTESETKAELDRFCDAMLAIREEARAIEDGRMDKVNNPLKNAPHTVEDLVGDWDRPYSREQACFPPGAFRVDKYWSPVNRVDNVYGDRNLVCTCPPIESYAEAAE; from the coding sequence ATGAGCATGCCCAAGGACTTTACCTTTACCGATTACAAGCCTTACGACTTCGCCAATCGACGTCACATCGGCCCTTCGCCGGCCGAGATGGACGAGATGCTGAAGGTCGTCGGCTATCCCAGTCTCGACGCGCTCATCGACGACACCGTGCCGCCGTCGATCCGCCAGCGGACGCCGCTTGCCTGGGGCGAGCCGATGACGGAGCGCGAGGCACTCGACAAGCTGCGCGAGACGGCGAACCGCAACCGGAAGCTCGTGTCCCTGATCGGTCAGGGCTACTACGGGACCATCACCCCGCCGGTCATCCAGCGCAATATCCTCGAGAACCCGGCCTGGTACACCGCCTATACGCCCTATCAGCCGGAAATCAGTCAGGGGCGGCTGGAAGCCCTGCTCAATTACCAGACCATGGTTTGCGATCTGACCGGGCTGGACGTCGCAAACGCCTCGCTGCTCGACGAGGCGACGGCTGCAGCCGAAGCCATGGCCATTGCGGAGCGCGTGGCAAAGTCCAAGGCGAAGGCGTTTTTCATCGATGAGAACTGCCATCCCCAGACGATTGCGCTCCTGAAGACCCGGGCGGAGCCGCTCGGCTGGCAGATCGTCGTCGGCGACCCCTTCGAGGATCTGGACGCTGCCGGCGTCTTCGGCGCGATCTTCCAGTACCCCGGCACTTACGGCCATGTCCGCGACTTCTCGGGCCTGATCGCCAAACTCCACGAGCAGGGTGCAATCGCCGCCGTCGCAGCCGATCCGCTGGCGCTGGCGCTTCTGAAGTCTCCGGGGGAAATGGGCGCCGACATCGCGATCGGTTCTGCCCAGCGCTTCGGCGTTCCGGTCGGCTACGGTGGTCCGCACGCCGCCTATATGGCGGTCAAGGACGCCTACAAGCGCTCCATGCCCGGCCGCCTCGTGGGCGTGTCGGTCGATGCGCGAGGCAACCGCGCCTACCGGCTGTCGCTCCAGACCCGTGAACAGCATATCAGGCGCGAGAAGGCGACATCGAACATCTGTACCGCGCAGGTACTGCTTGCCGTCATGGCCTCCATGTATGCGGTCTTCCATGGTCCGGACGGAATAAAGGCGATCGCCCAGAGCGTGCACCAGAAGACGGTGCGGCTTGCCATGGGATTGGAAAAGCTCGGCTATACCGTCGAACCGGATGTCTTCTTTGATACGATCACCGTCGAAGTCGGCAAGCTGCAGGGCATCATCCTCAAAGCCGCCGTGGCCGAGGAGGTAAACCTTCGCAAGATCGGAACGACCAGGATCGGCATCAGTCTCGACGAACGTTCGCGGCCGGTCACGCTCGAGGCCGTCTGGCGCGCCTTCGGCGGCGATTTCAAGGTCGAGGAATTCGAACCGGACTACCGCCTGCCGCAGGAACTGCTGCGCACAAGCGCCTATCTCACCCATCCGATCTTTCACATGAACCGCGCCGAGAGCGAGATGACGCGCTACATGCGCCGCCTCGCCGATCGCGATCTTGCGCTCGACCGCGCAATGATCCCGCTCGGCTCCTGCACGATGAAGCTCAACGCGACAGCGGAAATGCTGCCGATCACCTGGCCGGAGTTTTCGGAAATCCATCCCTTCGTGCCGACCGACCAGGCACTCGGCTACCAGCATCTGATAGAAGACCTGTCGCAAAAGCTCTGCGCGATCACCGGTTATGATGCGATGTCGATGCAGCCGAACTCGGGTGCCCAAGGTGAATATGCCGGTCTGCTCGCGATCCGCGCCTACCATATCGCCAACGGCAACGCACATCGCGACGTCTGCCTGATACCGACATCGGCGCACGGCACGAATCCGGCCTCGGCGCAGATGGCCGGCATGAAGGTGGTGGTCGTCAAGGTAAGCGACGCCGGCGAGATCGACATGGACGATTTCCGCGCCAAGGCGGAGCAGTATGCGGACTCCCTCTCCTGCTGCATGATCACCTATCCCTCGACGCACGGCGTGTTCGAGGAGAACGTCCGCGAGGTCTGCGAGGTCGTGCATAAGCATGGCGGCCAGGTCTATCTGGACGGCGCCAACATGAATGCGATGGTTGGCCTTTCCCGCCCCGGCGACATCGGCTCGGATGTCAGTCATTTGAACCTGCACAAGACCTTCTGCATTCCGCATGGCGGCGGCGGTCCCGGCATGGGCCCGATCGGCGTCAAGTCGCATCTCGCCCCCTTCCTTCCGGGACACCCGCAGACCGACGGGCACGAGGGCGCCGTTTCCGCCGCACCGTTCGGGTCGGCCTCGATCCTGCCGATCTCCTGGAGCTACTGCCTGATGATGGGCGGCGAAGGCCTGACGCAAGCGACCAAGGTCGCGATTCTCAACGCCAATTACGTCGCCGCCCGGCTGAAGGGTGCTTATGACGTGCTCTACAAGTCGGCGAAAGGCCGGGTCGCGCATGAATGCATCATCGATACCCGTCCGCTCGCCGAACGCGCCGGCGTCACGGTCGACGACGTCGCCAAGCGCCTGATCGACTGCGGCTTCCATGCGCCGACGATGAGCTGGCCGGTCGCGGGCACACTGATGATCGAACCCACGGAATCGGAAACGAAGGCCGAGCTCGACCGCTTCTGCGACGCCATGCTGGCAATCCGCGAAGAGGCCCGCGCCATCGAGGACGGCCGGATGGACAAGGTCAACAACCCGCTGAAGAACGCGCCACATACGGTCGAGGATCTCGTCGGCGACTGGGACCGGCCCTATTCGCGCGAGCAGGCCTGCTTCCCACCGGGCGCCTTCCGCGTGGACAAATACTGGTCGCCGGTCAACCGTGTCGACAATGTCTATGGCGACCGTAATCTCGTCTGCACCTGCCCGCCGATCGAGAGCTACGCGGAAGCGGCGGAATGA
- a CDS encoding DUF1127 domain-containing protein: MNLARSFNNWRKYRQTCNELGRMSDRELTDLGIGRADIPYVARQAIK; the protein is encoded by the coding sequence ATGAACCTCGCACGTTCTTTCAACAACTGGCGCAAGTATCGTCAGACCTGCAACGAGCTCGGCCGCATGAGCGACCGTGAGCTGACTGACCTGGGCATCGGCCGCGCAGACATCCCCTACGTTGCCCGTCAGGCAATCAAGTAA
- a CDS encoding phytoene/squalene synthase family protein: MQQSDDQILATLRDTDRDRYLACLLSPAEKRHSLAALYAFYAEIARIRDTVKEPLPGEIRLQWWRDILENQQSDGAGHPLAEALLRCIREHHLPVRVLQDMIDARIFDLYDDPMQDRAALEGYAGETASALIQLSSLILDPENAAKSSDAAGHAGVAQTVAGLLLLLPVHIGRGQVYLPAELLSATGLDRETLLAGTDESAIERAVRAFCGLGRDHLAKARESAGAISARNFSAFLPVALAEPVFDRAEAAGVRILRQPLRPPQWQRQWRMWRASRRRQF, translated from the coding sequence GTGCAACAGTCCGATGATCAGATTCTCGCAACCTTGCGGGACACCGACCGCGATCGCTACCTGGCCTGTCTGCTTTCTCCTGCAGAGAAGCGCCACTCGCTCGCGGCGCTCTATGCTTTTTACGCGGAGATCGCCCGTATCCGCGACACGGTCAAGGAGCCGCTCCCCGGCGAGATCCGGCTGCAGTGGTGGCGTGACATTCTCGAAAACCAGCAGTCGGACGGCGCGGGGCATCCGCTGGCCGAAGCGCTCCTGCGTTGCATCCGCGAGCATCACCTTCCTGTCCGCGTTCTGCAGGACATGATCGATGCACGCATTTTCGATCTTTACGACGACCCGATGCAGGACAGGGCGGCGCTGGAGGGCTATGCCGGTGAAACCGCATCGGCGCTCATTCAGCTTTCATCTCTCATCCTGGACCCCGAAAATGCTGCGAAATCCTCAGACGCAGCCGGTCATGCCGGGGTTGCTCAGACGGTCGCCGGTCTCCTGCTGCTTCTGCCGGTTCACATCGGGCGTGGCCAGGTCTATCTTCCTGCCGAGCTTTTGAGCGCAACGGGCCTCGACCGGGAAACGCTTCTTGCCGGAACCGACGAGAGTGCGATCGAAAGGGCCGTTCGCGCCTTCTGCGGCCTCGGTCGCGATCATCTCGCCAAGGCACGTGAAAGTGCAGGCGCGATCTCCGCCCGGAATTTCTCCGCTTTCCTTCCCGTTGCCCTGGCCGAACCGGTGTTCGATCGCGCGGAGGCCGCCGGAGTGCGAATCCTCCGTCAGCCACTGCGGCCGCCGCAATGGCAGCGGCAATGGCGGATGTGGCGGGCGAGCCGGCGCCGGCAGTTTTAG
- a CDS encoding DUF1127 domain-containing protein: protein MNPIRIAKSWINYRRTVAELGSLSNHALNDIGITRYDIRNIAARSFR from the coding sequence ATGAACCCGATTCGCATTGCAAAAAGCTGGATCAACTACCGCCGTACCGTTGCCGAGCTGGGCAGCCTTTCCAACCACGCTCTGAACGATATCGGCATTACGCGCTACGACATCCGCAACATTGCGGCTCGCTCCTTCCGCTAA
- the secDF gene encoding protein translocase subunit SecDF, with protein sequence MPRLSPFKNILIWLVVLAGLAFALPNLLSREQLADWPTWLPHRQVPLGLDLRGGSHIVLKVSREDIVAERLQSTIDTIADALRQADIRYTGLSGSGQSLQFRLRDATKAPAARDALKALVAPVRQGGFFGSSIQELVYEGSATSDTLRLRLTDEGINLRVSDAVAQSVEVVRRRVGEVIAVVPIIERRGGDRLSVQVPGLDEPQRLKDLLGQRGDVALKWLDSSMPAQQAVDTRPPAGSEVLYSLDDPPIPYLVERHAFAAAPDFVEAQPGFDPATSEPVVNARITAGAAARIAPVLQSDPRKQFAIVLDGQVISTSVLDGALSGDSVRISGNLSEDGANDLAALMRAGPLPVSLTVIEERTVGPEDGADAVANGLTAGLIAAIAVAACMIGFYGFFGVVAVIAVIVNVVLIIAVLSVTGATLTLPGIAGIILTIGIAVDSNVLIYERLREEARTSGKPLRRALDDGFERVLRSIVDANLTIFIAGVILLYLGSGAIRGFAVTLAIGSVTTILTAHSLTRRLIRGWYRRRLPRRLPRGIRTGFFSRADFRFMAIRNPVFILMTALSLASLVLLTSLGLNMGADFRGGSVIELRARTGVADGADIRARLDELNLGEVQVEELGSARDVLVRIPSQEAGDNAEQTAVGLVRSELEDQYVFRRVEVVGPGVSGELTRAGSLAVAAAVLAVLLYVWLRFGRRFAVGAIVATLHDVLLTLGFLVVTGIEFNLASIAALLTIVCYSLSDTMVIYDRVRENLVRYRRMPLSVLIDTSINQTLSRTVLTALTTLLALVALYLFGGSGLVQSFSATLIFGVLVGTVSSIYVAGPLLILFNRRNNRLGGTEDSADRDTSSETEAKGAV encoded by the coding sequence ATGCCCAGGTTGTCGCCGTTCAAGAACATTCTCATCTGGCTGGTCGTCCTTGCGGGCCTCGCCTTCGCACTGCCGAATCTTCTTTCCAGAGAGCAGCTTGCCGACTGGCCGACCTGGCTGCCGCATCGGCAGGTGCCGCTCGGGCTCGATCTCAGGGGCGGTTCCCATATCGTCCTGAAGGTCAGCCGCGAAGACATCGTCGCGGAGCGCCTGCAATCGACCATCGACACGATCGCCGATGCCCTGAGACAGGCGGATATCCGCTATACGGGGCTGTCAGGAAGCGGGCAGAGCCTGCAGTTTCGTCTCCGCGATGCAACGAAAGCGCCAGCGGCACGCGACGCGCTGAAGGCGTTGGTCGCCCCCGTTCGACAGGGCGGCTTTTTCGGGAGTTCCATACAGGAACTGGTCTACGAGGGAAGCGCGACCAGCGACACGCTTCGGCTTCGCCTGACGGACGAGGGCATAAATCTCAGGGTCTCAGATGCCGTCGCCCAGTCCGTCGAGGTCGTACGCCGGCGGGTCGGCGAAGTCATCGCGGTCGTGCCGATCATAGAGCGTCGCGGCGGTGACCGGCTGAGCGTGCAGGTCCCCGGTCTGGACGAGCCGCAAAGATTGAAGGATCTCCTCGGACAGCGAGGAGATGTCGCTCTGAAGTGGCTGGATTCCTCGATGCCGGCACAACAGGCCGTGGATACGAGGCCGCCTGCGGGGTCCGAGGTCCTCTATTCGCTGGACGATCCACCAATACCCTACCTGGTCGAGAGACACGCCTTTGCTGCGGCACCGGACTTCGTCGAGGCGCAGCCGGGCTTCGATCCGGCAACGAGCGAACCTGTCGTCAATGCAAGGATTACTGCCGGGGCTGCCGCACGGATCGCGCCGGTCCTGCAGTCGGATCCACGGAAGCAGTTCGCGATCGTGCTCGACGGGCAGGTTATCTCGACGTCCGTTCTAGACGGCGCGCTTTCCGGTGATAGCGTCCGGATTTCCGGAAATCTCTCGGAGGACGGGGCGAACGACCTTGCCGCCCTGATGCGTGCCGGCCCGCTTCCCGTTTCGCTGACCGTCATCGAGGAGCGTACCGTCGGTCCCGAGGACGGCGCCGACGCCGTGGCAAACGGCCTCACGGCGGGCCTGATCGCGGCCATTGCCGTCGCAGCCTGTATGATTGGCTTCTACGGCTTCTTCGGTGTCGTCGCCGTCATTGCCGTCATCGTCAATGTCGTGCTGATCATCGCGGTCCTGTCCGTCACCGGCGCCACGCTGACATTGCCCGGAATTGCCGGGATCATCCTCACGATCGGAATTGCGGTCGACTCGAACGTTCTCATCTATGAGCGGCTGAGGGAAGAAGCGCGTACCAGCGGCAAACCCTTACGAAGGGCGCTGGACGACGGATTCGAGCGCGTCCTGAGGAGCATCGTCGATGCGAATCTGACGATATTCATTGCCGGCGTAATCCTCCTCTATCTCGGATCGGGCGCCATTCGAGGTTTTGCGGTTACGCTTGCCATCGGCAGCGTCACCACCATCCTGACGGCGCACAGCCTGACACGCCGCCTCATTCGCGGGTGGTACCGCCGCCGCCTGCCGCGGCGTCTGCCGCGCGGCATCCGGACCGGATTTTTCAGTCGGGCGGATTTCCGTTTCATGGCGATCCGCAATCCGGTCTTCATTCTGATGACTGCATTGTCGCTCGCTTCGCTGGTTCTCCTGACGAGCCTCGGGCTCAACATGGGAGCAGATTTCAGGGGTGGCTCCGTCATCGAATTGAGGGCACGGACCGGCGTCGCCGATGGTGCCGACATCCGTGCCCGTCTCGATGAATTGAATCTCGGAGAGGTTCAAGTCGAGGAACTTGGATCGGCGCGAGACGTTCTCGTCCGTATCCCGTCGCAGGAAGCCGGCGACAATGCCGAGCAGACGGCCGTCGGGCTGGTTCGCTCCGAACTCGAGGATCAGTATGTCTTCCGCCGTGTCGAGGTGGTTGGCCCCGGGGTTTCCGGCGAGTTGACGAGGGCAGGGTCGCTCGCCGTTGCCGCAGCCGTGCTGGCCGTGCTGCTTTACGTGTGGCTTCGCTTCGGCCGGCGATTTGCCGTCGGAGCCATCGTCGCGACGTTGCATGATGTGCTGCTGACGCTTGGGTTCCTCGTCGTGACCGGCATCGAATTCAACCTCGCCAGCATCGCAGCGCTGCTGACGATCGTATGCTACTCGCTGAGCGACACCATGGTGATTTATGATCGAGTCCGGGAGAATCTGGTGCGCTATCGAAGGATGCCGCTTTCGGTCCTGATCGACACGTCGATCAACCAGACCCTGTCGCGGACCGTCCTGACCGCCTTGACGACGCTCCTTGCTCTCGTTGCGCTGTATCTGTTCGGAGGCAGTGGTCTCGTCCAGTCCTTCAGCGCGACACTCATATTCGGTGTGCTTGTGGGCACCGTTTCCTCGATCTATGTCGCGGGACCGCTGCTCATCCTCTTCAATCGCCGAAACAATCGTCTTGGAGGCACGGAGGACTCGGCGGACCGGGATACCTCGTCGGAGACGGAAGCAAAGGGTGCGGTGTGA
- a CDS encoding Mth938-like domain-containing protein, with the protein MAKGIEMREAHFPGRAPVDAYGNGGFRFADMSHRGSVLMLPSGIYAWDVAEGDVLAVAKFQRIFDEARDVEVLLVGTGREIRPLPGELKEALRAANISSDPMSTGAAVRTYNVMLAESRAVAAALIAV; encoded by the coding sequence ATGGCAAAAGGGATCGAAATGCGCGAAGCGCACTTTCCGGGACGCGCGCCTGTCGACGCCTACGGCAATGGCGGCTTCCGCTTCGCCGATATGTCGCATCGCGGGTCCGTTCTGATGTTGCCCTCCGGTATCTACGCCTGGGACGTTGCCGAAGGCGACGTGCTCGCGGTCGCGAAATTCCAGCGCATCTTCGATGAGGCGCGTGACGTCGAGGTGCTGCTCGTCGGCACCGGCCGGGAAATCCGTCCTTTACCGGGAGAACTGAAGGAAGCGCTCAGGGCCGCCAACATCTCGTCCGATCCGATGAGCACGGGGGCGGCGGTGCGGACCTATAACGTGATGCTGGCGGAATCGCGGGCCGTCGCCGCGGCATTGATCGCGGTGTGA
- the tig gene encoding trigger factor, whose protein sequence is MQVIETLAQGLKRELKVVIPADEMQARMNERLVEVKDRVRINGFRPGKVPVAHLKKVYGKSIMADLVNEIVREKPTEILTSRGEKSATQPEIAMTEDEAEADKILSAQADFEFTVAYEIIPPIELKDASGIKVTREVVDVSEDEVNEQIQRIAESARTYESKKGKAANGDRVTVDYLGKVDGEAFDGGKDEDAELVLGSNRFIPGFEEQLVGVKAGDEKTITVTFPADYPAANLAGKEATFDIIVKDVAAAAPIEINDELATKLGLESVDKLKEIVRGQIESQFGSITRQKVKRQLLDQLDELYQFDTPERLVDAEFENIWRQINTDLQQAGKTFADEDTTEEEARAEYRKLAERRVRLGLVLSEIGEKAGVQVSDDEMQRSLFEQLRQFPGQEKEILEYFRNTPGAAASLRAPLFEEKVVDHLLTEVSVTDKKVSKEELTADDEADEKPAKKTASKKKAAAKAEAGEGEEAVAPKKKAPAKKKAADESAE, encoded by the coding sequence ATGCAGGTTATCGAAACGCTCGCTCAAGGGCTGAAGCGCGAACTCAAGGTCGTTATCCCGGCCGACGAAATGCAGGCTCGGATGAACGAGCGCCTCGTCGAAGTGAAGGATCGTGTTCGCATCAACGGCTTCCGTCCCGGCAAGGTGCCGGTTGCGCACCTTAAGAAGGTTTACGGCAAGTCGATCATGGCCGATCTCGTCAACGAGATCGTTCGTGAAAAGCCGACGGAAATCCTCACGAGCCGCGGCGAAAAGTCGGCCACCCAGCCCGAAATCGCGATGACCGAGGACGAGGCAGAAGCCGACAAGATCCTGAGCGCCCAAGCCGATTTCGAATTCACGGTCGCCTACGAAATCATTCCGCCGATCGAACTCAAGGATGCAAGCGGCATCAAGGTCACCCGTGAGGTCGTCGACGTTAGCGAGGATGAAGTCAACGAGCAGATCCAGCGCATCGCCGAGAGCGCCCGCACTTACGAATCGAAGAAGGGCAAGGCTGCCAATGGCGATCGCGTCACGGTCGACTATCTCGGCAAGGTCGACGGCGAAGCCTTTGACGGCGGCAAGGACGAAGATGCTGAGCTCGTGCTCGGGTCCAACCGCTTCATCCCGGGCTTCGAGGAGCAGCTTGTCGGCGTAAAGGCCGGCGATGAAAAGACCATCACGGTCACGTTCCCGGCCGATTATCCGGCAGCCAACCTTGCCGGCAAGGAAGCAACCTTCGACATCATCGTCAAGGATGTCGCTGCCGCTGCCCCGATCGAGATCAACGACGAGCTGGCAACGAAGCTCGGTCTCGAATCCGTCGACAAGCTGAAGGAAATCGTCCGCGGCCAGATCGAAAGCCAGTTCGGCTCGATCACCCGCCAGAAGGTCAAGCGCCAGCTTCTCGATCAGCTCGACGAACTCTATCAGTTCGATACGCCCGAGCGCCTTGTCGATGCCGAGTTCGAGAACATCTGGCGCCAGATCAACACCGACCTGCAGCAGGCCGGCAAGACCTTTGCCGATGAAGACACGACGGAAGAGGAAGCGCGCGCCGAATATCGCAAGCTCGCCGAGCGTCGCGTCCGCCTCGGCCTGGTTCTCTCCGAAATCGGCGAAAAGGCCGGCGTCCAGGTCAGCGATGACGAGATGCAGCGTTCTCTGTTCGAGCAGCTGCGCCAGTTCCCCGGACAGGAAAAGGAAATCCTCGAATACTTCCGCAACACGCCCGGTGCTGCCGCCTCGCTACGCGCACCGCTCTTCGAGGAGAAGGTTGTCGACCACCTGCTCACCGAGGTTTCGGTGACCGACAAGAAGGTCTCGAAGGAAGAGCTGACGGCTGACGACGAAGCCGACGAAAAGCCGGCCAAGAAGACGGCCTCCAAGAAGAAGGCAGCCGCCAAGGCCGAAGCCGGCGAGGGCGAAGAAGCCGTCGCGCCGAAGAAGAAGGCCCCGGCCAAGAAGAAGGCTGCCGACGAGAGCGCCGAGTAA
- the trmFO gene encoding methylenetetrahydrofolate--tRNA-(uracil(54)-C(5))-methyltransferase (FADH(2)-oxidizing) TrmFO, with the protein MNKTTSSHSPIHVIGGGLAGSEAAWQIAEAGVPVILHEMRGVRGTDAHKTESLAELVCSNSFRSDDATSNAVGVLHAEMRLAGSLIMRCADLNQVPAGGALAVDREGFAEAVSAAIADHPLITVLREEIGGLPPKDWDLAIIATGPLTAPDLAEAIRTETGADALAFFDAIAPIVHADTIDMDICWHQSRYDKVGPGGTGKDYINCPLTQEQYDAFVDALIAGDKAGFKEWEGTPYFDGCLPIEVMAERGRETLRHGPMKPMGLTNAHNPSVKPYAVVQLRQDNALGTLYNMVGFQTKLKYGAQGEVFRMIPGLQNAEFARLGGLHRNTYINSPTLLDNSLTLKSRPGLRFAGQITGCEGYVESASIGLLAGRFAAAERKGASPVLPPVTTAFGALLNHITGGHIVSDDEPGKRSFQPMNINFGLFPPLEPGALTRPEGAKRFRGKEKALAKKQAMASRALSDCASWLGNAV; encoded by the coding sequence ATGAACAAAACGACGTCCTCCCATTCGCCCATTCACGTCATTGGCGGCGGCCTCGCCGGGTCGGAAGCCGCCTGGCAGATCGCCGAAGCGGGCGTGCCGGTCATTCTGCATGAAATGCGCGGCGTGCGCGGCACGGATGCGCACAAGACCGAGAGCCTCGCCGAACTCGTCTGCTCGAACTCTTTCCGCTCCGACGATGCGACCAGCAATGCCGTCGGCGTGCTCCATGCGGAGATGCGTCTTGCGGGCTCGCTCATCATGCGATGCGCCGATCTCAACCAGGTGCCCGCAGGCGGTGCGCTCGCCGTCGATCGCGAAGGCTTTGCCGAGGCCGTCAGCGCAGCGATCGCAGACCATCCGCTGATCACGGTTCTGCGGGAAGAGATCGGGGGCCTGCCGCCGAAGGACTGGGATCTCGCCATCATTGCGACCGGCCCGCTTACAGCACCGGACCTCGCCGAGGCGATCCGCACGGAGACCGGCGCCGATGCCCTGGCCTTCTTCGACGCCATCGCACCGATCGTCCATGCCGACACGATCGACATGGATATCTGCTGGCATCAGTCGCGCTACGACAAGGTCGGCCCGGGCGGTACGGGCAAGGATTATATCAACTGCCCCCTCACACAGGAGCAGTATGACGCCTTCGTCGATGCGCTCATTGCCGGGGACAAGGCCGGCTTCAAGGAATGGGAAGGCACACCCTATTTCGACGGCTGCCTCCCGATCGAAGTGATGGCAGAGCGCGGCCGCGAGACCCTGCGCCACGGGCCGATGAAGCCGATGGGCCTCACCAACGCCCATAATCCCTCGGTCAAGCCCTATGCCGTGGTTCAGCTTAGGCAGGACAACGCGCTCGGCACGCTCTACAACATGGTCGGCTTCCAGACGAAACTGAAATACGGCGCGCAAGGCGAAGTCTTTCGGATGATTCCGGGGCTCCAAAACGCCGAGTTTGCGAGGCTCGGCGGCCTGCACCGCAACACCTATATCAACTCGCCGACGCTCCTCGACAATTCGCTGACGCTCAAGTCACGTCCGGGCTTGCGCTTTGCCGGCCAGATAACCGGCTGCGAGGGCTATGTGGAAAGCGCGAGCATCGGCCTGCTGGCGGGCCGCTTCGCCGCGGCGGAACGCAAAGGCGCCTCACCCGTCCTACCTCCCGTGACCACGGCCTTCGGTGCTCTACTCAATCACATCACCGGCGGCCACATCGTCTCAGACGACGAACCGGGCAAGCGCTCGTTCCAGCCGATGAATATCAATTTCGGACTGTTTCCGCCGCTCGAACCGGGCGCCCTGACGAGGCCGGAGGGTGCCAAACGCTTCCGTGGCAAGGAGAAGGCGCTCGCCAAGAAGCAGGCGATGGCGTCACGCGCGCTGAGTGATTGCGCAAGCTGGCTCGGCAACGCCGTCTGA